A region from the Desulfitobacterium dehalogenans ATCC 51507 genome encodes:
- a CDS encoding DEAD/DEAH box helicase yields the protein MEQIINLDGLFSNLKSLIENKSDIKDICASLEKIHFEVIKRNLLGQKSQEQEMYNDIEIISKIGFYLLSALIDINLEPESPENNMRLYGMTVAAFCFELLSKLSIIQPEEQWEYNLFSSICYSLSENQANGIVLAKEGFGKLSKIQGKDFIYLLFLKFLSREYKYIVKYRRPKSELESAQIITILKEFSRHMIFGGDVEKVIVKFSDYKSQLFNSNSQYFFAFSLIYKVALEMYRCSIRNLLKLEPDLESYLKVVTQIDTKNLYELWPSQKFLIKVESEDESFLSDNPKNNISIISMPTSAGKTMIAELSIFKSLIKNAGIAIYVVPSLALTHEIENNFFRRFRKVGIDIKREIDIDTIEELNLTSPQVYVLTPEKLDLIIRKKSEILSWVRLIIFDEFHKAGDGERGWLLETLIGWFMFFQRTYQYKIIMMSAIISNLEQSVINDNISFHLSKWSPTRKLYGVYFLPSSKKLVYSKKNILAKQVIQEPYSLFLRYKHHRAVMDSVFYKEVHGKKTKNGYDSNNSDTKFDLCWKAITNLNERPILIYFFKKDDINSFIDRSSKYLGKMTNEPLLNDLKRTVIKKLGAHHRLCKALDYGVAFHNGDLPEDVRTSIENAYRRGVIKILACTTTLADGVNLPVSTLIIGSCFNYDCSRGINNSDYKNIVGRIGRALTDTEGKILIFKHDEYYKDNVKEKILLFTNPSLLETPLRSALEDATNNMDDTVDLIESIVEGKRISQEIHVQKMIERLQVFVFSLYEQLETYDFESFYQEYVNCFFINTSEITKQIIKPVTQAIYQVASNIPSDFLKKCNCTGLSYSTNIKLNRIVQKISQEFNVAIFSSLDIISEEIYSEILACPEFTSPFEKIDNYGVLKQWLSGDTYINIRDNYFSHTNGSIEEKTQNCTQYIREMFQYKLPWAFSALLVFCENTFLKTTLSVMPQYIKYGTKDGNAIELCVGGIDSRELAITLSKFYAEDKERKSEDDITKWLVKIYPDKLAKLLDQNFDYYTLNQVSKFRSVRREMSHEFEKNQYLSCNVVGIFFYDYSKAYENNAINPESFVLLEQDRDNAYDMYAVSVFSVDHRFKLGHIPAVYSEEVFDLIESGDELYGIVQSYNARTLSIKIMKTLDRQ from the coding sequence ATGGAGCAAATTATAAATTTAGATGGCTTATTTTCAAATTTAAAAAGTCTTATTGAAAATAAATCTGATATCAAAGATATTTGCGCTTCCCTAGAAAAAATCCACTTTGAAGTAATTAAACGTAATTTACTCGGGCAAAAAAGTCAGGAACAGGAAATGTACAATGACATAGAGATAATAAGTAAAATTGGTTTCTATTTACTTTCTGCCTTGATAGATATTAATCTTGAACCAGAAAGCCCTGAGAATAATATGCGTTTATATGGCATGACCGTAGCGGCGTTTTGTTTTGAATTATTATCAAAATTGTCAATTATTCAACCTGAAGAACAATGGGAATATAATCTTTTCTCTTCGATATGTTATTCTTTATCTGAAAATCAAGCGAATGGTATTGTACTTGCAAAAGAAGGGTTTGGTAAACTAAGTAAAATTCAGGGCAAAGATTTCATATATCTTCTTTTTCTGAAGTTTTTGTCGAGAGAATATAAATATATCGTTAAATATCGAAGGCCAAAGTCTGAGCTGGAATCCGCACAAATAATTACTATTCTCAAAGAATTTTCAAGACATATGATTTTCGGAGGAGATGTTGAAAAAGTTATAGTCAAGTTTTCAGACTATAAAAGCCAACTTTTTAACAGTAATTCCCAATATTTCTTTGCTTTTTCACTCATTTATAAAGTTGCTTTAGAAATGTATAGATGTTCAATACGCAATCTCCTGAAGTTAGAGCCTGATTTAGAAAGTTACTTAAAAGTAGTTACTCAAATTGATACTAAAAACCTCTACGAGTTATGGCCTTCTCAGAAATTTCTTATAAAAGTAGAGAGTGAAGATGAAAGTTTCCTTTCAGATAACCCCAAAAATAATATTTCTATAATTTCAATGCCAACAAGTGCCGGTAAGACAATGATTGCAGAGCTTTCCATATTTAAATCGTTAATAAAAAATGCCGGAATAGCAATATACGTAGTTCCAAGCTTAGCTTTGACGCATGAAATAGAAAATAACTTCTTTAGGAGATTTAGAAAAGTTGGAATAGATATAAAAAGAGAAATTGATATTGACACGATTGAAGAATTAAATCTTACTTCTCCCCAAGTTTACGTTTTGACACCAGAGAAATTAGATTTAATTATAAGAAAAAAGAGTGAAATACTGTCTTGGGTCAGATTAATAATATTTGATGAGTTTCACAAAGCTGGTGATGGAGAGCGGGGTTGGTTACTTGAAACGCTAATTGGGTGGTTTATGTTTTTCCAGAGAACTTATCAATACAAAATTATAATGATGTCAGCAATAATTAGTAATCTCGAACAAAGTGTTATAAATGATAATATCTCTTTTCATTTGAGCAAGTGGTCGCCTACCAGAAAATTATATGGGGTATATTTCCTTCCCTCAAGTAAAAAACTCGTATATTCTAAAAAGAATATTTTGGCCAAACAAGTAATTCAAGAACCATATTCTTTGTTTCTCCGGTATAAGCACCATCGTGCAGTTATGGATTCAGTTTTCTACAAGGAAGTTCACGGAAAAAAGACAAAAAACGGTTATGATTCTAATAACTCTGATACAAAGTTTGATCTTTGTTGGAAAGCCATTACAAATCTTAATGAACGACCGATATTAATTTATTTTTTTAAGAAAGATGATATCAATAGTTTTATTGATAGAAGTAGCAAGTATCTTGGAAAGATGACCAATGAACCGTTATTAAACGACTTGAAAAGGACAGTCATTAAGAAATTAGGAGCGCATCATAGATTGTGCAAAGCTCTTGATTATGGCGTCGCATTCCATAACGGAGATTTGCCGGAAGATGTGAGAACATCAATCGAAAATGCTTATCGAAGAGGTGTTATTAAGATTCTGGCTTGTACAACAACATTGGCCGATGGCGTAAATTTGCCAGTCAGTACTTTGATTATTGGAAGCTGTTTTAATTATGATTGTAGTAGAGGAATTAATAACAGTGATTATAAAAATATCGTTGGAAGAATCGGGAGGGCATTAACTGATACTGAAGGTAAAATTCTTATTTTCAAGCATGATGAATATTACAAAGATAATGTTAAGGAAAAGATTTTATTGTTTACAAATCCAAGCTTGCTGGAAACCCCATTAAGAAGCGCATTAGAGGACGCAACAAACAATATGGACGATACTGTAGACTTGATAGAATCAATAGTTGAAGGAAAAAGAATCTCTCAGGAAATACATGTACAAAAAATGATTGAGAGATTACAAGTATTTGTATTTTCGCTTTATGAACAATTAGAAACGTATGATTTTGAATCATTTTATCAAGAATATGTTAATTGCTTTTTTATTAATACATCAGAAATTACCAAGCAGATAATTAAACCCGTAACACAAGCAATTTATCAAGTCGCTTCAAATATTCCAAGTGACTTCCTAAAAAAATGTAATTGTACTGGTCTATCTTACAGTACAAACATAAAATTAAACAGAATTGTCCAAAAGATATCCCAAGAATTTAATGTGGCTATTTTTTCATCCTTAGATATAATATCCGAAGAGATATATTCTGAGATTTTAGCGTGCCCAGAATTCACGTCGCCTTTTGAGAAAATTGATAATTATGGGGTATTAAAACAATGGTTAAGCGGGGATACATATATAAATATTAGAGACAATTATTTTAGCCATACAAATGGGAGCATTGAAGAAAAAACACAAAATTGTACCCAGTATATAAGAGAAATGTTTCAATATAAACTTCCTTGGGCGTTTAGCGCTTTGTTGGTATTCTGTGAAAATACGTTCCTTAAAACTACATTAAGTGTTATGCCCCAATATATTAAATACGGTACAAAGGATGGGAACGCTATTGAATTATGCGTTGGGGGGATTGATTCAAGAGAACTCGCTATAACCTTATCAAAGTTTTATGCCGAAGATAAGGAAAGAAAGAGTGAAGATGACATCACTAAATGGCTGGTAAAAATTTATCCTGACAAACTGGCAAAGTTGCTGGACCAAAATTTTGATTACTATACCTTAAACCAAGTATCTAAATTCAGGTCTGTACGTAGGGAAATGTCTCATGAGTTTGAAAAAAATCAATATTTATCTTGTAACGTGGTCGGGATATTTTTCTATGACTATAGCAAAGCTTATGAAAATAACGCCATTAATCCGGAATCTTTTGTTCTTCTAGAGCAGGATAGAGATAATGCCTACGATATGTATGCGGTCAGTGTGTTTTCAGTTGATCATAGATTTAAGCTTGGGCACATTCCAGCTGTATATTCAGAAGAGGTATTTGATTTAATAGAGAGCGGAGATGAGCTATATGGAATTGTGCAAAGTTATAATGCAAGAACACTTTCAATTAAAATAATGAAAACGCTGGATAGACAATAA
- a CDS encoding iron-containing alcohol dehydrogenase family protein — MEFRYFMPAELYFGEDAVLKNKDIFKAIGSKALIVTGRSSAKKNGSYDDVTQALSETGVEYLLFDEVEENPSLETIEKAAGIGKANQVDFVIGIGGGSPMDAAKAIAVFIKNPEIDADNIFSGKELESIPVVAVATTSGTGSEVTQYSIVTSNKEKTKKNLGQIIFPKAAFLDYKYTYDLPYDITVNTALDAFTHLVEGFLSSKSTTMSDIYAEKGFELFKDCFKRLLDKELDREFRSNIMLASTLAGMLISQSGTSLPHGMGYPLTYYKGLPHGLANSVLTMEYLKSFKDKTKIEKMLNLLQLDDLADLEGIFKKLINVRVEITEEEIMEYAQNFLSNKDKLKNHPEEVQFEDIVQIYSRSLCGEVL; from the coding sequence ATGGAATTCAGATACTTTATGCCTGCTGAACTATATTTCGGTGAAGATGCAGTATTGAAAAATAAGGATATATTTAAAGCAATAGGCAGTAAGGCATTAATTGTCACAGGGAGAAGTTCGGCAAAAAAGAATGGTTCTTACGATGATGTAACGCAAGCCCTTTCAGAAACAGGAGTAGAATACCTTCTCTTTGATGAAGTAGAGGAGAATCCATCCTTAGAAACCATTGAAAAAGCCGCCGGCATAGGCAAAGCAAACCAGGTGGATTTTGTGATAGGTATCGGCGGCGGCTCCCCTATGGACGCTGCCAAAGCTATCGCAGTATTTATAAAAAATCCTGAAATTGATGCGGATAATATCTTCAGCGGCAAGGAACTTGAAAGCATACCTGTGGTCGCTGTGGCAACCACTTCGGGGACAGGCTCGGAAGTCACTCAATACAGCATAGTCACTTCAAACAAAGAAAAGACAAAGAAAAATTTAGGGCAGATTATCTTCCCCAAGGCCGCCTTTTTGGACTATAAATACACTTATGATTTACCCTATGATATAACGGTCAACACCGCCTTGGATGCTTTTACCCATTTAGTGGAGGGATTTTTAAGCTCCAAAAGTACGACTATGTCCGATATCTATGCTGAAAAAGGGTTTGAGTTATTTAAAGACTGCTTTAAAAGATTACTCGACAAGGAACTGGATCGGGAATTCCGCTCGAATATCATGCTGGCATCCACCTTGGCCGGTATGCTCATATCCCAAAGTGGGACATCCCTGCCCCATGGGATGGGTTATCCCCTTACTTATTACAAGGGACTGCCTCATGGACTGGCGAATAGTGTTTTAACCATGGAGTATTTGAAATCTTTCAAGGATAAAACAAAGATTGAAAAAATGCTGAACCTTTTGCAGCTGGATGACTTGGCAGACCTGGAAGGAATCTTTAAAAAGCTGATCAATGTAAGGGTCGAGATAACTGAGGAAGAAATAATGGAGTATGCACAGAACTTCCTTTCCAATAAGGATAAACTGAAGAATCATCCTGAAGAAGTGCAGTTTGAAGATATAGTACAGATTTATAGCAGAAGCCTCTGTGGTGAAGTTCTTTAG
- a CDS encoding acyl-CoA dehydratase activase-related protein, which translates to MKDKITIGIPRAFLYFKYQYLWQNFFAELNCQVILSPETNKKILKDGIDSSIDESCLSAKIYMGHLAYLRGKADYILVPRIVGFGKNEEVCTKFNALYDIVKNTFKEVNLLSYNVDMAHQESEFKGFMKMGKELGKNPLQVLRAYLKAKAIQKNKEHQLAAEQESLIRTGDKLKILIISHDYNTYDKAVGYPIIKYLESLDIVPIYADVADKKKTSEKSRLISDTLYWTFNKELIGAIHHYQKEIDGIIFISTFPCGPDSLVNELCLRKIKGVPMANLIVDELQGEAGLQTRIESFVDIIMERKKAGRKAQIG; encoded by the coding sequence TTGAAAGATAAAATCACCATAGGAATACCCAGGGCCTTTTTATACTTTAAATATCAATACCTATGGCAAAATTTCTTTGCGGAATTAAACTGCCAGGTCATTTTAAGCCCGGAAACCAATAAGAAAATCCTGAAAGACGGCATCGATTCCTCCATCGACGAAAGCTGCCTTTCCGCCAAAATTTACATGGGCCATCTTGCTTACCTCAGAGGAAAAGCAGATTACATTTTAGTACCAAGGATCGTAGGTTTTGGCAAAAATGAAGAAGTGTGCACCAAGTTCAACGCCCTCTACGATATCGTCAAAAATACCTTTAAAGAGGTTAACCTGCTCAGCTACAACGTCGATATGGCACATCAAGAAAGTGAATTCAAAGGGTTTATGAAGATGGGGAAGGAACTGGGCAAGAACCCTCTCCAGGTATTAAGAGCCTATCTTAAGGCAAAAGCAATCCAAAAAAATAAGGAACACCAGTTGGCTGCGGAGCAGGAGAGCCTGATCCGGACTGGAGACAAGCTGAAGATCCTGATTATTTCCCATGATTATAACACCTACGATAAGGCGGTGGGGTATCCCATCATCAAGTACCTGGAAAGCTTAGATATTGTGCCGATTTATGCCGATGTTGCCGACAAAAAGAAAACCTCCGAAAAATCAAGGCTCATCTCGGACACCCTGTATTGGACCTTCAACAAAGAACTCATCGGCGCGATTCATCATTATCAGAAGGAAATCGATGGGATCATCTTTATTTCCACCTTCCCCTGTGGTCCCGATTCCCTGGTCAATGAATTATGCCTGAGGAAAATAAAAGGTGTTCCCATGGCCAATCTCATCGTGGATGAACTTCAGGGTGAAGCGGGCTTGCAGACCAGAATTGAAAGCTTTGTCGATATCATTATGGAAAGAAAAAAAGCCGGGAGGAAAGCGCAAATTGGCTAG
- a CDS encoding RNA polymerase sigma factor → MAYKSARPEDFEVLVTTHENRLYRTALAITGNISDTEDIVQEVFLRAYEKAPPFESAEHEKAWLLRVTVNLCKSRLRSPWHRRREPFLNSYPASEPKQHELLEQIMALPSKYRTVIHLFYYEDYSIKDISDLTGQKEATVRSHLTRARQKLKLSLKEDDYESL, encoded by the coding sequence ATGGCCTATAAGTCTGCCCGGCCGGAGGACTTTGAGGTGTTGGTAACCACCCATGAAAACAGACTTTACCGCACGGCACTGGCGATTACAGGAAACATCTCCGATACCGAGGATATCGTGCAAGAGGTGTTCCTGCGCGCCTATGAGAAGGCTCCCCCATTTGAATCGGCGGAGCATGAAAAGGCGTGGCTTCTGCGGGTGACCGTAAACTTGTGCAAAAGCCGTCTGCGCTCACCTTGGCACAGGCGAAGGGAGCCTTTTCTCAACTCTTATCCTGCTTCAGAACCAAAGCAGCATGAATTGCTGGAGCAGATCATGGCCTTACCTTCCAAATACCGCACGGTCATCCATTTGTTCTATTATGAGGATTACTCCATTAAAGATATTTCTGATCTGACCGGACAAAAGGAAGCTACCGTAAGAAGCCATCTGACTCGTGCCCGTCAGAAGCTCAAGCTTTCTTTAAAGGAGGACGATTATGAAAGCTTATAA
- the ligD gene encoding DNA ligase D, with protein MTAELNPYNQKRNFAKTLEPEGIRVISQEDLKFVVQHHLARRDHYDLRLEWEGALLSWAVPKGPSYDTRDKRLAVQVEDHPLEYRNFEGTIPKGEYGGGVVMLWDEGSWEPYGDVDEGLREGVLKFVLKGRRLKGKWALVRMKEKAGEKKDNWLLLKEKDEYAQTADGIAELTTSIRTGRTMAEIEEGEDEKFTQNPFSSIEVQLAKLVHSIPEGKDWLYELKYDGYRIVAYIEGNSVRLITRNGHDYTERFRDVASSLLDWAEGRAMILDGEMVVTDPEGKTDFQALQNYLKNPRAKNLTYILFDLLALDGADLRGHSLIDRKETLAGLMEDAPPNLHYSRHVRGKGKESYLAACEGGMEGIIGKKADSLYSGARNGDWIKLKCAKRQEFVIGGYTLSHKKTSGISSLLLGVYEGEELVYAGRAGTGLSEADMKELEEKFKSIKSRVAPFKAAPKPRSNEKITWLEPELVAEIQFAEWTKEDRLRQASFKGLRGDKNPREIQREKADEEIQPQPVQKGRSPMKTNSNSIIIEGIKISSPDKVIFAQPEITKVDVIRYYEKVAERMLPYVSHRVLSIVRCPKGVAQTCFYKKHPGPGSQGIVTIPILTSDGGTEDYFYIENISGLIAEAQMGTLEFHIWGSRVDELEKPDLLVFDLDPDEGMDLGTVRQGVRDIKDILAELSLNSYLKTSGGKGYHVVVPLKPAVSWEVFHDFARGVAQVMEQKWPDRYTSNVRKAKRTNKIFIDWIRNGRGATSIAPYSLRARKGAGVSMPILWEELDMVAPDGVDMAEALRRIEGSDPWQDFFQNQQRLK; from the coding sequence ATGACTGCAGAACTCAATCCGTACAATCAAAAAAGGAATTTTGCCAAAACCTTGGAGCCGGAGGGGATAAGAGTAATCTCCCAGGAGGATCTGAAATTTGTGGTGCAGCACCATCTGGCCCGCAGAGATCACTACGATCTCCGTCTGGAATGGGAGGGAGCTCTTTTGAGCTGGGCGGTGCCTAAGGGACCTTCCTACGATACCCGGGACAAAAGGCTGGCTGTACAGGTGGAGGATCATCCTCTGGAATACAGGAATTTTGAAGGGACCATTCCCAAAGGGGAATATGGGGGCGGTGTGGTCATGCTCTGGGACGAAGGCTCCTGGGAACCTTATGGAGATGTGGATGAGGGACTCCGTGAAGGGGTGCTGAAGTTTGTACTAAAAGGAAGACGGCTTAAAGGAAAATGGGCCCTGGTGCGGATGAAAGAAAAGGCCGGAGAGAAAAAAGACAACTGGCTTTTACTTAAAGAAAAAGACGAATATGCCCAAACTGCTGACGGGATTGCCGAATTAACCACCAGCATCAGGACCGGACGCACTATGGCGGAAATTGAAGAAGGGGAGGACGAAAAGTTCACCCAGAACCCCTTCAGCAGCATCGAGGTGCAGCTGGCCAAATTAGTCCATTCCATTCCTGAGGGAAAAGATTGGCTTTATGAGTTGAAATACGACGGCTACAGAATAGTGGCCTATATTGAAGGAAACAGCGTCCGGCTGATAACCAGGAACGGCCATGATTATACGGAACGATTCCGGGATGTAGCCTCTTCCCTCCTTGATTGGGCGGAGGGGAGGGCCATGATCCTGGACGGGGAAATGGTCGTCACAGATCCGGAGGGCAAAACGGATTTTCAGGCCCTGCAAAACTATCTGAAAAACCCCCGGGCCAAAAATCTGACCTATATCCTCTTTGACCTTCTCGCCTTGGATGGGGCGGACCTCCGGGGACATAGCCTGATCGACAGGAAGGAAACTCTGGCGGGGTTGATGGAGGATGCTCCCCCAAACCTTCACTACAGCAGGCATGTAAGAGGAAAGGGAAAAGAAAGTTACCTGGCGGCCTGCGAGGGCGGGATGGAAGGGATCATCGGAAAAAAAGCCGATTCCCTCTACAGCGGAGCAAGAAACGGCGACTGGATCAAACTTAAATGCGCTAAAAGGCAGGAATTTGTCATCGGCGGCTATACCCTTTCTCATAAAAAAACCAGCGGGATAAGCTCCCTTCTCCTGGGGGTCTATGAAGGGGAGGAACTGGTTTATGCCGGGCGTGCCGGTACTGGCCTGAGCGAAGCCGACATGAAAGAGCTTGAGGAAAAGTTTAAGAGCATCAAGAGCAGGGTGGCACCCTTCAAGGCGGCGCCCAAGCCCAGGTCTAATGAAAAGATCACCTGGCTTGAGCCGGAGCTGGTGGCGGAAATCCAATTTGCGGAATGGACCAAAGAGGATCGGCTAAGGCAGGCAAGCTTCAAAGGCCTGCGGGGGGATAAGAATCCCCGGGAAATACAAAGGGAAAAAGCAGATGAGGAAATACAGCCTCAGCCTGTTCAAAAAGGGAGAAGCCCCATGAAAACCAACAGCAACAGCATTATCATCGAAGGAATCAAGATCAGCAGCCCGGACAAGGTGATCTTCGCCCAGCCCGAAATCACCAAAGTGGATGTGATCCGCTATTACGAAAAGGTGGCGGAGCGGATGCTGCCCTATGTAAGCCACAGGGTTCTCAGCATTGTCCGCTGTCCCAAAGGGGTAGCCCAGACCTGCTTCTATAAGAAGCATCCTGGTCCCGGCAGCCAGGGAATCGTGACCATCCCGATTCTGACCAGTGACGGGGGAACAGAAGATTACTTCTATATTGAGAACATTTCCGGGCTGATCGCCGAAGCCCAGATGGGCACCCTGGAATTTCACATCTGGGGGAGCCGTGTTGATGAGCTGGAAAAACCCGATCTACTGGTCTTTGATCTGGATCCTGATGAGGGAATGGATCTGGGTACAGTGCGCCAGGGTGTGCGGGATATAAAAGATATTCTTGCCGAACTTTCCCTGAACTCCTATCTCAAGACCAGCGGGGGCAAAGGGTACCATGTGGTGGTCCCTTTAAAACCCGCCGTCTCCTGGGAGGTCTTTCACGATTTTGCCAGGGGCGTCGCCCAGGTTATGGAGCAGAAGTGGCCTGATCGCTATACAAGCAACGTGAGAAAGGCCAAGCGCACCAACAAGATCTTTATCGACTGGATTCGCAACGGCAGAGGGGCCACCAGCATTGCCCCCTATTCCCTGAGAGCTAGAAAAGGAGCGGGGGTGTCCATGCCTATCCTCTGGGAGGAGCTGGATATGGTGGCTCCAGATGGGGTCGATATGGCGGAGGCCCTGCGGAGGATCGAGGGCAGTGATCCTTGGCAGGATTTTTTCCAGAATCAGCAGCGGCTTAAATGA
- a CDS encoding 4Fe-4S dicluster domain-containing protein codes for MAKQLGFFLDVNRCLGCGACIKACANHNRLPPSLTWRKLRQVENADYDRGQVSRFFLSTACNHCANPECMRVCPSGAYAKRRDGIVLHFPDKCGSCKSCVASCPFGAPQFNPQTGKAGKCQLCHERLDKGNSPYCVQACVTGALQLREIQGNPTDKILRLTAPLPTLRLTKPSTFYYPPRGTRIL; via the coding sequence ATGGCTAAGCAATTGGGTTTCTTTTTGGATGTGAACCGGTGTCTGGGGTGTGGGGCGTGCATCAAAGCCTGCGCTAATCATAACCGCTTACCCCCTTCCCTGACCTGGCGGAAATTGCGGCAGGTGGAGAATGCGGATTATGACCGGGGTCAGGTTTCCCGTTTCTTCCTCTCTACAGCCTGCAATCACTGTGCTAATCCTGAATGCATGCGGGTCTGCCCCTCCGGAGCTTATGCCAAGCGACGGGACGGCATCGTCCTTCATTTTCCGGATAAATGCGGTTCCTGCAAATCCTGTGTGGCCTCTTGTCCCTTTGGCGCTCCTCAGTTCAATCCTCAGACCGGTAAAGCCGGCAAGTGCCAGCTTTGTCATGAGCGGCTGGATAAAGGGAATAGTCCTTACTGTGTACAGGCTTGCGTCACGGGAGCCTTGCAGTTAAGGGAAATCCAGGGGAATCCGACGGACAAGATTCTGCGCCTGACAGCTCCTTTGCCGACGTTGCGCTTAACCAAGCCCTCCACTTTTTATTACCCGCCAAGAGGGACAAGAATTCTTTAG
- a CDS encoding acyl-CoA dehydratase activase: protein MAKCYLGVDSGSISTKGVIIDQNNKILAEKYLWTEGNPVDAVKEVIGDLQAQIEGQDIQVKAVGTTGSARRLIGALLNAQVVKNEITAHAVGTLSVYPDVRTIFEIGGQDSKIILVEDGIVVDYAMNTLCAAGTGSFLSSQAKRLGLEVEEFGEMALRSQNPTKIAARCTVFAESDMVHKAQIGHKKEDIVAGLCKAVVANYLNNVGKGKHTKAPIVFQGGVSKNVGVIKAFEEATGETIHVDRHAHLMGALGAALLAKSSGQEQDFDFSMTEMHFDTRGVECQGCPNNCEVICIYRNEALIDAWGNKCDKGAVGTHEPNKPPAVKDDEMVS from the coding sequence ATGGCAAAATGTTATTTAGGAGTGGACAGCGGCTCCATTTCCACTAAAGGTGTCATCATTGACCAAAACAACAAGATATTGGCCGAGAAATACTTATGGACGGAAGGGAACCCGGTGGACGCTGTTAAAGAAGTCATCGGGGACCTCCAGGCTCAGATTGAAGGCCAGGATATCCAGGTTAAGGCCGTGGGCACCACCGGTTCGGCCAGGCGCTTGATCGGGGCCCTCCTCAATGCCCAGGTGGTCAAAAATGAAATCACGGCCCATGCCGTGGGAACCCTGTCGGTGTACCCCGATGTCCGGACCATTTTTGAGATAGGCGGTCAGGACTCCAAGATTATTCTCGTCGAAGATGGTATTGTGGTCGATTATGCCATGAATACCTTATGTGCCGCCGGAACAGGTTCTTTCCTGTCTTCCCAGGCCAAGCGGCTGGGGCTGGAGGTTGAGGAGTTTGGGGAAATGGCTTTGCGCTCCCAGAATCCCACCAAAATAGCGGCCCGCTGTACGGTTTTCGCTGAGTCGGATATGGTGCATAAGGCTCAGATCGGGCATAAAAAAGAGGATATTGTGGCCGGACTGTGCAAAGCGGTGGTGGCCAATTACCTGAATAACGTCGGCAAGGGCAAACACACCAAAGCCCCCATCGTCTTCCAGGGGGGAGTCAGCAAAAATGTCGGGGTGATTAAAGCCTTTGAAGAAGCAACCGGGGAAACCATCCATGTAGACCGGCATGCTCACTTAATGGGAGCCTTAGGCGCGGCTTTGCTGGCCAAAAGCTCCGGCCAAGAGCAGGATTTTGACTTCAGTATGACGGAGATGCATTTTGATACCCGGGGTGTAGAATGTCAGGGCTGCCCCAATAACTGTGAAGTCATTTGTATCTACAGGAATGAAGCGTTGATCGATGCCTGGGGCAACAAATGCGATAAAGGAGCAGTGGGAACCCATGAACCGAATAAACCGCCCGCTGTAAAGGATGATGAAATGGTCTCTTAA